AAAAAACACCCGAAAAACCCGACGACGTTCTTGCCACGTTACCGGGGCTCTCGATCAAACGGCCGACCACCGGACCGCTGGACGCCTGCCTGGTGTACATCTACCCGACCGGGCCGGAGATGGGCCGGCGGTATCCGCTCGGGTTTTCGACTTTCGTCGCCGGGCGCAACGACGATTGCGACATCCGCCTCCAGGACAACTCGGTCTCCCGGCGGCACGCCCGGATCGACCCCGCCCCCGACGGGTACCGCGTCTCCGACCTCGGCAGTACGAACGGGACTTTCGTGAACGACGTCGAAGCACGGGGGCCCCGACCCCTCAACGACGGCGACTATTTGCGGGTGGGCAATTGCATCTTCCGGTACCTGACCGGCGGCAACGTCGAGGCCGATTACCACGAGGAGATTTACCGCCTGACGATCATCGACGGCCTGACCCAGGTCAACAACCGCCGATACCTGACGGAGTTTCTGGACCGGGAACTCGCCCGTTCGAACCGGCACCAGCGCCCGCTGTCCCTCATGTTGCTCGACCTGGATTCGTTCAAGGCGGTAAACGA
This is a stretch of genomic DNA from Fimbriiglobus ruber. It encodes these proteins:
- a CDS encoding GGDEF domain-containing protein; its protein translation is MPEKTPEKPDDVLATLPGLSIKRPTTGPLDACLVYIYPTGPEMGRRYPLGFSTFVAGRNDDCDIRLQDNSVSRRHARIDPAPDGYRVSDLGSTNGTFVNDVEARGPRPLNDGDYLRVGNCIFRYLTGGNVEADYHEEIYRLTIIDGLTQVNNRRYLTEFLDRELARSNRHQRPLSLMLLDLDSFKAVNDTHGHVTGDVVLRELSERVRPGVRREDLFARYGGEEFAIVLVETQLAGAVEMAERIRQSVASAPFLAATLALNVTVSIGVACTQGERAIAPSELLQNADEKLYAAKRSGRNRVVS